A genomic region of Manihot esculenta cultivar AM560-2 chromosome 15, M.esculenta_v8, whole genome shotgun sequence contains the following coding sequences:
- the LOC122721915 gene encoding CLAVATA3/ESR (CLE)-related protein 25 has translation MGSGRRALRVLFGAIVFLGVLWFLCVGILANHAIRITRRAQVVSTETFEHSILIGRGRYHHHKDLDLNYVSKRRVPNGPDPIHNRRASQSRQPPGRT, from the exons ATGGGGAGTGGCAGAAGGGCGTTGAGGGTTCTATTTGGAGCTATTGTGTTTTTGGGGGTTCTTTGGTTCTTATGTGTTGGAATTCTGGCTAACCATGCTATAAGAATAACAAGAAGAGCTCAAGTTGTTTCAACTGAAACTTTTGAGCATTCGATTTTGATTGGAAGAGGAAGATATCATCATCACAAGGACTTGGATCTCAATTATGTGAGCAAGAGAAGAGTGCCAAATGGACCTGATCCCATTCACAACAG GAGAGCATCTCAGTCTCGTCAACCACCAGGTAGAACCTGA
- the LOC110601553 gene encoding putative rRNA methyltransferase YlbH, producing MAISASPISSTLRVNTNSCLASSSSILPLFNVSCNSAIRLSTIVVCSQKSGSGLIRGDKKALFERYGLDPNEFLSEPSSKSIRKKEMQKRGRGKQIPEEEAKAPRTTHTLLQVLGGKAKRKKLLSPAGMDVRPMMEVVKGSAFDILQAAGGCPASLRPGCWLDLYSGTGSVGIEAISRGCSEVHFVEMDPWVVSNVLQPNLESTGFLDVSVIHTVRVENFLERAEQFLGRHRKFDFISVTPPYMEVDYGILMDQISKSTLVGEDTFIVVEYPLRTEMMDSCGCLAKITDRRFGRTHLAIYGPKWAQKKKVRKANLNGWRSLSLQAGRE from the exons ATGGCAATTTCAGCGTCACCAATTTCCTCTACACTACGCGTCAACACCAACTCCTGTCTtgcctcttcttcttccattCTCCCTCTCTTCAACGTTTCCTGCAACTCTGCCATTCGCCTTTCAACCATTGTCGTCTGCTCTCAGA AATCAGGAAGTGGATTGATTAGGGGAGATAAGAAAGCGTTATTCGAACGATACGGTCTTGATCCTAATGAATTTTTATCAGAACCCTCTTCTAAG TCTATAAGGAAAAAGGAAATGCAAAAGAGAGgaagaggaaaacaaatcccTGAAGAGGAGGCTAAGGCACCAAGGACCACGCATACTTTGCTTCAG GTGCTTGGAGGAAAGgctaaaaggaagaaattgctTTCGCCAGCAGGAATGGATGTGCGGCCAATGATGGAAGTCGTAAAAGGTTCTGCTTTTGATATCTTGCAG GCAGCTGGTGGCTGTCCTGCATCCTTAAGGCCAGGCTGCTGGTTAGACTTGTACAGTGGCACAGGATCTGTTGGTATTGAAGCTATTAGCCGAGGATGTTCTGAG GTGCATTTTGTTGAGATGGATCCCTGGGTTGTTTCAAATGTTCTACAACCAAATTTGGAGTCAACTGGGTTTCTTGATGTTTCAGTTATACATACGGTTCGAGTTGAAAACTTTCTAGAACGGGCAGAACAATTTTTAG GAAGGCATAGAAAATTTGATTTCATTAGTGTCACACCTCCGTATATGGAAGTTGACTATGGGATACTAATGGATCAAATTTCAAAATCAACCCTAGTTGGAGAAGATACATTTATC GTGGTGGAGTATCCTCTAAGAACTGAAATGATGGATTCGTGTGGATGCCTTGCAAAG ATAACTGATAGAAGATTTGGTCGGACACATTTAGCAATTTATGGACCCAAGTGGGCTCAGAAGAAGAAAGTCAGAAAAGCCAATTTAAATGGCTGGAGAAGTTTGAGTCTACAAGCTGGACGTGAATAG